A region from the Microbacterium lacus genome encodes:
- a CDS encoding MerR family transcriptional regulator, protein MNAHDEGEPRFVTDLLFTDGLPAMDDEVGYRGAVAARAAGITYRQLDYWARTELVEPTVRGANGSGSQRLYGFRDILVLKLVKRLLDTGISLQQIRTAVEQLRASGIRDLAGTTLMSDGASVYLCTSNDEVIDLVSRGQGVFGIAVGKVLHEVESTLVDFDAQAPEAMDELSARRAARTA, encoded by the coding sequence ATGAACGCGCACGACGAGGGCGAACCCCGGTTCGTGACCGACCTCCTCTTCACGGACGGCCTGCCGGCGATGGATGACGAGGTCGGCTACCGCGGCGCCGTCGCAGCGCGCGCGGCCGGCATCACCTACCGTCAGCTGGACTACTGGGCCCGCACCGAACTGGTGGAACCCACGGTGCGGGGAGCGAACGGCTCGGGATCCCAGCGGTTGTACGGCTTCCGCGACATCCTCGTGCTCAAGCTCGTGAAGCGACTGCTGGACACCGGGATCTCCCTTCAGCAGATCCGCACCGCCGTCGAGCAGCTGAGAGCCTCCGGCATCCGCGACCTCGCCGGAACCACGCTCATGAGCGACGGCGCGTCCGTCTACCTGTGCACGTCGAACGATGAGGTCATCGACCTCGTCAGCCGCGGGCAGGGCGTCTTCGGCATCGCGGTCGGGAAGGTGCTGCACGAGGTCGAGTCGACGCTCGTCGACTTCGACGCGCAGGCGCCCGAGGCGATGGACGAGCTTTCCGCTCGCCGCGCCGCCCGCACCGCCTGA
- a CDS encoding ParA family protein, whose product MHVLSVSSLKGGVGKTTVTLGLASAAFARGVRTLVVDLDPQSDVSTGMDIQVAGRLNVADVLANPKEKVVRQAITSSGWAKVHPGTIDVMIGSPSAINFDGPHPSVRDVWKMEEALATIEADYDLVLIDCAPSLNALTRTAWAASDRVIVVTEPGLFSVAAADRALRAIEEIRRGLSPRLQPLGIVVNRVRPQSIEHQFRIKELRDMFGPLVLSPQLPERTSLQQAQGAAKPLHIWPGDSAQELAADFDALLDRVVRTGRIPVAGEARA is encoded by the coding sequence GTGCACGTACTCTCCGTCAGCTCGCTCAAGGGCGGGGTCGGCAAGACAACCGTGACTCTGGGACTCGCCTCCGCGGCATTCGCGCGGGGAGTTCGGACTCTCGTGGTGGATCTCGACCCGCAGTCCGATGTCTCCACCGGCATGGACATCCAGGTCGCCGGTCGCCTCAACGTCGCCGACGTGCTGGCGAACCCGAAGGAGAAGGTCGTCCGTCAGGCGATCACCTCGAGCGGCTGGGCGAAGGTGCACCCCGGAACGATCGACGTGATGATCGGAAGCCCGTCGGCGATCAACTTCGACGGGCCGCACCCCTCCGTGCGCGACGTCTGGAAGATGGAGGAGGCGCTGGCCACGATCGAGGCCGACTACGACCTCGTGCTGATCGACTGTGCGCCGTCGCTCAACGCCCTGACCCGCACCGCGTGGGCGGCATCCGATCGGGTCATCGTCGTGACCGAGCCCGGTCTGTTCTCCGTCGCGGCCGCCGACCGCGCTCTGCGCGCGATCGAGGAGATCCGGCGTGGTCTCTCGCCGCGCCTGCAGCCCCTCGGCATCGTCGTCAACCGCGTGCGGCCCCAGTCGATCGAGCACCAGTTCCGCATCAAGGAGCTGCGCGACATGTTCGGCCCGCTCGTGCTCTCGCCGCAGCTGCCGGAACGCACGTCTCTTCAGCAGGCGCAGGGCGCCGCGAAGCCCCTGCACATCTGGCCCGGCGACTCCGCGCAGGAGCTCGCCGCGGACTTCGACGCCCTGCTGGACCGCGTCGTCCGCACCGGGCGCATCCCGGTCGCCGGCGAAGCCCGCGCCTGA
- a CDS encoding pyruvate carboxylase, which yields MFRKILVANRGEIAIRAFRAAYELGARTVAVFPYEDRGSLHRQKADESYVIGEPGHPVRAYLDVDEIIRVALESGADAIYPGYGFLSENPELAARAAENGITFIGPPSAALEMAGNKVTAKQYAIAAGVPVLRSTEASEDVDVLVAQAADIGFPIFVKAVAGGGGRGMRRVETPGALPPAIAEAMREAGAAFGDSRVFLEQAVVRPRHIEVQILADATGHTVHLFERDCSVQRRHQKVIEIAPAPNLDEELRRRIHRDAVAFAESIGYANAGTVEFLVDTAGERAGEHVFIEMNPRIQVEHTVTEEVTDVDLVQSQIRIAAGETLVDLGLNQEDIVLRGAALQCRITTEDPSQGFRPDTGRITTYRSPGGAGIRLDGGTTAAGSQISPHFDSMLAKLTCRGRDFPAAVARAKRALAEFRIRGVATNIPFLRAVLDDPSFVVGDLSTAFIEERPALLTTNPSRDRATKLINWLADVTVNRPYGEKPLATSPGSKLPAIDLSAPAPAGTLDRLRELGPAGFAQALRAQVPLAVTETTYRDAHQSLLATRVRTRDLVRVGPHVARMTPGLLSVEAWGGATYDVALRFLAEDPWERLAAVREAIPNIPIQMLLRGRNTVGYTPRPVEVTDAFVKEAAATGVDIFRIFDALNDVDQMRPAIESVLDTGTAVAEVAVCYTGNLLDPAEDLYTLDYYLRLADQIVASGAHILAIKDMAGLLRPAAAARLVTALRERFDLPVHLHTHDTAGGQLATLLAASAAGVDAVDAAAAPLSGTTSQPSLSALVAALADTDRDTGLDLAAISDLEPYWEGVRHLYAPFESGLPGPTGRVYHHEIPGGQLSNLRQQAIALGMADDFELIEDMYAAADRILGRIPKVTPSSKVVGDLALALVAAKADPADFAENPQNYDIPDSVVGFMAGELGDLPGGWPEPFRTKVLAGRQVSIEIPPLTDAEREGLAGDAASRRRTLNRLLFPGPAKEFEAARETYGDLSSLGTPDYLYGLKPGEEHVAEIDPGVQLYVGLEAIGEADAKGIRTVMTTLNGQLRPVYVRDRSIAVQERQAERADTTKPGQVAAPFSGVVTLKASVGETVKAGQPVASIEAMKMEAAITAPVDGVVERLAIGATQQVEAGDLLVVIRTGQ from the coding sequence ATGTTCCGCAAGATCCTGGTCGCCAACCGCGGTGAAATCGCCATCCGCGCGTTCCGTGCCGCATACGAGCTGGGGGCGCGCACCGTCGCCGTCTTCCCTTACGAGGACAGGGGCTCGCTGCACCGGCAGAAAGCCGATGAGTCCTACGTGATCGGCGAGCCGGGGCATCCGGTACGCGCGTACCTCGACGTCGACGAGATCATCCGCGTCGCACTCGAATCCGGCGCGGACGCGATCTACCCCGGTTACGGCTTCCTGTCCGAGAATCCCGAGCTCGCCGCACGGGCCGCCGAGAACGGCATCACGTTCATCGGGCCGCCCTCGGCCGCCCTGGAGATGGCGGGCAACAAGGTGACCGCGAAGCAGTACGCGATCGCCGCGGGCGTCCCCGTGCTGCGCTCGACCGAGGCCTCGGAGGACGTCGACGTCCTCGTCGCCCAGGCCGCGGACATCGGCTTCCCGATCTTCGTGAAGGCCGTCGCCGGTGGCGGCGGTCGCGGCATGCGCCGTGTCGAGACGCCCGGGGCGCTCCCGCCGGCCATCGCGGAGGCGATGCGCGAAGCGGGTGCTGCGTTCGGCGACTCGCGCGTCTTCCTGGAGCAGGCCGTCGTCCGCCCGCGCCACATCGAGGTGCAGATCCTCGCGGACGCGACCGGGCACACCGTGCACCTGTTCGAGCGCGACTGCTCCGTGCAGCGTCGGCACCAGAAGGTGATCGAGATCGCGCCCGCACCGAACCTGGACGAGGAGCTACGTCGCCGCATCCACCGCGACGCCGTCGCGTTCGCGGAGTCGATCGGCTACGCGAACGCCGGAACGGTGGAGTTCCTGGTCGACACGGCGGGGGAGCGGGCGGGGGAGCACGTCTTCATCGAGATGAACCCCCGCATCCAGGTCGAGCACACCGTCACGGAAGAGGTCACCGACGTCGACCTGGTGCAGTCGCAGATCCGCATCGCGGCCGGCGAGACCCTGGTCGACCTCGGTCTGAATCAGGAGGACATCGTCCTGCGCGGGGCGGCGCTGCAGTGCCGCATCACGACGGAGGACCCGTCGCAGGGGTTCCGTCCCGACACCGGACGCATCACGACGTATCGGTCGCCCGGCGGTGCCGGCATCCGTCTCGACGGCGGAACGACCGCCGCAGGATCCCAGATCAGCCCTCACTTCGACTCGATGCTCGCCAAGCTCACGTGCCGCGGGAGGGACTTCCCCGCCGCCGTCGCCCGGGCCAAGCGCGCGCTCGCGGAGTTCCGCATCCGCGGTGTCGCGACCAACATCCCGTTCCTGCGCGCCGTGCTCGATGATCCGTCGTTCGTGGTGGGCGATCTCAGCACGGCGTTCATCGAGGAGCGTCCGGCGCTGCTGACCACGAACCCGTCCCGCGACCGCGCGACGAAGCTCATCAACTGGCTCGCCGACGTCACCGTGAATCGCCCCTACGGCGAGAAGCCGCTGGCGACCTCGCCCGGCAGCAAGCTTCCGGCGATCGACCTGTCGGCTCCCGCTCCCGCGGGAACTCTGGACCGACTGAGGGAGCTCGGCCCCGCCGGGTTCGCGCAGGCGCTGCGCGCCCAGGTGCCGCTCGCGGTCACCGAGACCACCTACCGCGACGCCCACCAGTCTCTCCTCGCGACACGCGTGCGCACGCGCGATCTCGTCCGCGTCGGTCCCCACGTCGCGCGGATGACCCCGGGGCTGCTGTCCGTGGAGGCGTGGGGTGGTGCGACGTACGACGTCGCGCTGCGCTTCCTCGCCGAGGATCCCTGGGAGCGTCTGGCGGCGGTACGCGAGGCGATCCCCAACATCCCGATCCAGATGCTGCTGCGCGGACGCAACACCGTCGGCTACACGCCGCGCCCGGTCGAGGTGACGGATGCCTTCGTGAAGGAGGCGGCCGCGACCGGCGTCGACATCTTCCGGATCTTCGACGCCCTCAACGACGTCGACCAGATGCGGCCGGCGATCGAATCCGTCCTGGACACGGGCACCGCCGTCGCCGAAGTCGCCGTCTGCTACACCGGCAATCTGCTCGACCCCGCGGAAGACCTCTACACGCTGGACTACTACCTGCGTCTGGCTGACCAGATCGTGGCTTCCGGCGCGCACATCCTCGCGATCAAGGACATGGCGGGACTTCTGCGTCCCGCCGCGGCGGCCCGGCTCGTCACCGCACTGCGCGAGCGATTCGACCTGCCCGTGCACCTGCACACGCACGACACGGCCGGCGGCCAGCTCGCGACCCTGCTCGCGGCGAGCGCTGCCGGCGTGGACGCCGTGGATGCCGCGGCCGCGCCGCTGTCGGGCACCACGAGCCAGCCCTCCCTGTCCGCGCTGGTCGCGGCTCTCGCCGACACCGACCGCGACACGGGTCTCGACCTCGCCGCGATCAGCGACTTGGAGCCGTACTGGGAGGGCGTCCGCCACCTGTACGCGCCATTCGAGTCGGGCCTGCCCGGGCCCACCGGCCGGGTGTACCACCACGAGATCCCCGGGGGTCAGCTCTCCAACCTCCGCCAGCAGGCGATCGCTCTGGGCATGGCGGATGATTTCGAACTCATCGAGGACATGTACGCCGCCGCCGACCGGATCCTCGGCCGGATCCCGAAGGTCACCCCCTCGTCGAAGGTCGTCGGCGATCTGGCCCTCGCGCTCGTGGCAGCGAAGGCGGATCCGGCCGACTTCGCCGAGAACCCGCAGAACTACGACATCCCCGACTCGGTCGTCGGCTTCATGGCCGGCGAACTCGGCGACCTTCCCGGAGGCTGGCCGGAGCCGTTCCGCACGAAGGTCCTCGCCGGTCGTCAGGTCTCGATCGAGATCCCTCCGCTGACGGATGCCGAGCGCGAAGGTCTCGCTGGGGACGCGGCATCCCGCCGTCGTACCCTGAACCGCCTGCTCTTCCCCGGCCCCGCGAAAGAGTTCGAGGCGGCGCGCGAGACGTACGGCGACCTGTCCAGTCTCGGCACCCCGGACTACCTCTATGGGCTCAAGCCCGGCGAGGAGCACGTGGCCGAGATCGATCCCGGCGTGCAGCTGTACGTCGGACTCGAGGCCATCGGCGAAGCCGACGCGAAGGGCATCCGCACCGTGATGACCACGCTGAACGGCCAGCTGCGCCCGGTGTATGTGCGCGACCGCAGCATCGCGGTGCAGGAGCGACAGGCCGAGCGCGCCGACACCACGAAGCCGGGTCAGGTCGCGGCGCCGTTCTCCGGCGTCGTGACGCTCAAGGCGTCGGTGGGGGAGACGGTCAAGGCCGGTCAGCCGGTCGCGTCGATCGAGGCGATGAAGATGGAGGCGGCGATCACCGCGCCGGTGGACGGCGTCGTGGAGCGTCTCGCGATCGGTGCGACGCAGCAGGTGGAGGCCGGCGACCTTTTGGTCGTCATCCGCACCGGACAGTAG
- a CDS encoding MinD/ParA family protein, with product MTPDRNDPTHDDTGEHAVLSDAASVETSGIGILGGHTAQVDVVLPPHEDDDLVDDDVVDDVRAFTEDGPLVIEIHESEVEAAPEVHPEIVAEAVIEDDTVVPESVHAPATGDVEDAVVVDDIPPRPAAPVLDAPSTAVADTGSVPTTRREAHHPGEAVRPQPAMQPRTEVAMTSKRLGEFEADRETADLLTADRLLDPQHIVRPEPEGVWQHFVYSISRRRINLGDGKRARDRKELDRRISAPLSGGARFVPVLSRKGGVGKTTVTTLLGMALADARDDRVIAVDANPDRGTLAERISRSSGKTVRDLVKVRSEVSGYNDISNIVARDETRLDVLASDADPRVSEALSDRDYHDVAGVAAHYYSIVLTDTGTGIVHSVMGATLDLADQIVVVAGLSVDEARLASETLTWLETNGYAEQVRGAVVVINNARPGAPLVRQDELEGHFRSRVRTVVRVPYDPHIAAGSAISYRELQQGTRQAARELAAAVVEGLRSLASAA from the coding sequence GTGACGCCCGATCGCAACGACCCGACGCACGACGACACCGGCGAGCACGCCGTGCTCTCGGACGCGGCCAGCGTCGAGACCTCGGGCATCGGCATCCTGGGCGGACACACCGCGCAAGTGGACGTCGTCCTGCCCCCGCACGAGGATGACGACCTCGTCGACGACGACGTGGTCGACGATGTGCGCGCTTTCACCGAAGACGGTCCTCTCGTGATCGAGATCCACGAGTCCGAGGTGGAGGCCGCGCCCGAGGTGCATCCGGAGATCGTCGCGGAAGCCGTCATCGAGGACGACACCGTCGTTCCGGAGTCGGTGCACGCGCCGGCGACCGGCGACGTCGAGGACGCGGTGGTCGTCGATGACATCCCCCCTCGCCCGGCTGCACCCGTCCTCGACGCCCCCTCCACCGCCGTCGCGGACACCGGATCGGTGCCGACCACGCGACGGGAGGCGCACCACCCCGGCGAGGCCGTCCGCCCGCAGCCTGCGATGCAGCCGCGCACCGAGGTCGCGATGACCTCCAAGCGCCTGGGTGAATTCGAGGCGGATCGGGAGACCGCGGATCTGCTCACCGCCGATCGGCTGCTGGACCCGCAGCACATCGTCCGCCCCGAGCCCGAGGGCGTGTGGCAGCACTTCGTCTACTCGATCTCACGTCGTCGCATCAACCTCGGCGACGGCAAGCGTGCACGGGATCGCAAGGAGCTCGATCGGCGGATCTCGGCTCCGTTGAGCGGGGGAGCGCGATTCGTGCCGGTGCTCTCGAGGAAGGGCGGGGTCGGCAAGACCACGGTCACCACCCTCCTCGGCATGGCTCTGGCCGATGCGCGCGACGACCGGGTGATCGCCGTGGACGCGAACCCGGATCGCGGCACGCTCGCGGAGCGTATCTCGCGCTCGAGCGGCAAGACGGTGCGAGACCTCGTGAAGGTGCGGTCCGAGGTCTCGGGCTACAACGACATCTCGAACATCGTCGCCCGAGACGAGACCCGGCTGGACGTGCTCGCATCGGATGCCGATCCGCGGGTTTCCGAGGCTCTCAGCGACCGCGACTACCACGACGTCGCCGGCGTCGCCGCGCACTACTACTCGATCGTGCTGACCGACACGGGCACGGGGATCGTGCACTCCGTGATGGGCGCGACCCTCGACCTCGCCGACCAGATCGTCGTCGTCGCGGGGCTGAGCGTCGACGAGGCCCGCCTCGCCTCGGAGACCCTCACCTGGCTGGAGACGAACGGCTACGCCGAGCAGGTCCGCGGTGCTGTCGTGGTGATCAACAACGCCCGGCCCGGTGCGCCGCTCGTGCGTCAGGACGAGCTCGAAGGGCACTTCCGCAGCCGGGTCCGTACGGTCGTGCGGGTCCCGTACGATCCGCACATCGCCGCGGGCAGCGCGATCTCGTACCGCGAGCTGCAGCAGGGGACGCGCCAGGCTGCACGCGAACTCGCCGCCGCGGTGGTCGAGGGGCTCCGCTCGCTCGCGTCGGCGGCCTGA
- a CDS encoding peptide deformylase — protein MTVRPIRVFGDPILRAPSAPIGEIDDGIRSLVRDLLDTVELPGRAGVAAPQIGVGLRAFSYNIDGDIGYVLNPVLVAVEGEAELVGEGCLSVPGLWHEALRHPHARVEGIDLDGNPVVLEGDGLLAQALQHETDHLDGMLYLSRLPAETRRTAMREIRESDWF, from the coding sequence ATGACCGTCCGACCCATTCGCGTCTTCGGCGACCCCATCCTGCGAGCGCCCAGCGCGCCGATCGGGGAGATCGATGACGGCATCCGGTCCCTCGTCCGCGATCTGCTGGACACCGTCGAGCTGCCCGGTCGCGCCGGCGTCGCCGCCCCGCAGATCGGCGTGGGTCTGCGCGCGTTCAGCTACAACATCGACGGCGACATCGGATATGTCCTGAATCCGGTGCTGGTCGCCGTCGAGGGGGAGGCCGAACTCGTCGGCGAGGGCTGCCTGTCGGTCCCGGGGCTGTGGCATGAGGCGCTGCGCCACCCGCACGCGCGAGTCGAGGGCATCGATTTGGACGGCAACCCGGTCGTGCTGGAGGGCGACGGTCTGCTGGCTCAGGCGCTGCAGCACGAGACCGACCACCTCGACGGCATGCTGTACCTCAGTCGCCTTCCTGCCGAGACCCGGCGTACGGCGATGCGGGAGATCCGCGAAAGCGACTGGTTCTGA
- a CDS encoding AMP-dependent synthetase/ligase, whose translation MVQFEVPAIVPADPQANVTDLLVDRVKATPNLALFAVPEGDGWRDITAAEFHAQVIALAKGLVAAGIEPGDKVGFIARTTYDWTLVDFALFFAGAVMVPIYETSSPAQIAWNLTDSGAIACITESTDHSARLDEIRAEVPLVRSVWEMHRGDLDKLVSQGKDVTDAEIERRRNIANGADIATLIYTSGSTGRPKGCVLTHSNFVELIRNATRSNKEVFESPGASTLLFITTAHIFARFISILDIHAGVKTGHQPDTKQLLPALGSFKPTFLLAVPRVFEKVYNSSEQKAEAGGKGKIFRAAADAAIEHSKLLQDGKKIPFGLKIKFALFDRLVYSKLRAAMGGRVEYAVSGSAPLGPRLGHFFHSLGITILEGYGLTETTAPATVNQASKSKIGTVGPVIPGVGIRIADDGEIQVRGVNVFKEYWRNPEATAATFDGDWFKTGDIGAFDAEGFLTITGRKKEIIVTAGGKNVAPAALEDPIRANPIVGQVVVVGDQKPFIAALVTLDSEMLPTWLGNNGLPSDMSLTDAAKNPAVRAEVQRAIDGANARVSRAESIRKFTILDTEWSEASGHLTPKMSIKRNVIMADFAGDVDELYSVPVSTTNVSLG comes from the coding sequence GTGGTCCAGTTCGAAGTACCCGCAATCGTGCCTGCCGATCCGCAGGCTAATGTCACCGATCTCCTGGTCGATCGCGTCAAGGCCACCCCGAATCTGGCCCTGTTCGCCGTTCCCGAGGGCGACGGATGGCGGGACATCACCGCCGCCGAATTCCACGCCCAGGTGATCGCCCTGGCCAAAGGCCTGGTCGCCGCCGGCATCGAGCCCGGCGACAAGGTCGGCTTCATCGCCCGCACGACGTACGACTGGACGCTGGTCGACTTCGCCCTCTTCTTCGCCGGCGCCGTGATGGTGCCGATCTACGAGACGAGCTCGCCCGCACAGATCGCCTGGAACCTCACGGACTCCGGCGCGATCGCCTGCATCACCGAGTCCACCGACCACTCGGCCCGGCTCGACGAGATCCGCGCCGAGGTGCCCCTGGTCCGGTCGGTGTGGGAGATGCACCGCGGCGATCTCGACAAGCTCGTGAGCCAGGGCAAGGACGTGACGGATGCCGAGATCGAGCGTCGGCGCAACATCGCGAACGGCGCCGACATCGCAACGCTGATCTACACGTCCGGCTCGACCGGCCGCCCCAAGGGATGCGTTCTCACGCACAGCAACTTCGTCGAACTCATCCGCAACGCGACGCGCTCCAACAAAGAGGTCTTCGAGTCTCCCGGCGCGTCCACCCTGCTGTTCATCACCACCGCGCACATCTTCGCGCGCTTCATCTCGATCCTCGACATCCACGCAGGCGTGAAGACGGGTCACCAGCCCGACACGAAGCAGCTTCTTCCCGCGCTCGGCTCGTTCAAGCCGACGTTCCTCCTCGCCGTCCCCCGCGTGTTCGAGAAGGTGTACAACTCCTCCGAGCAGAAGGCGGAGGCCGGCGGCAAGGGCAAGATCTTCCGCGCGGCTGCAGACGCAGCGATCGAGCACTCGAAGCTCCTGCAGGACGGCAAGAAGATCCCGTTCGGCCTGAAGATCAAGTTCGCCCTGTTCGACCGGCTCGTCTACAGCAAGCTGCGGGCAGCCATGGGCGGCCGCGTCGAGTACGCGGTGTCCGGCTCGGCTCCCCTCGGCCCGCGACTCGGGCACTTCTTCCACAGCCTCGGCATCACGATTCTCGAAGGCTACGGACTGACGGAGACGACGGCTCCCGCCACGGTCAACCAGGCGAGCAAGTCGAAGATCGGCACGGTCGGTCCGGTCATCCCGGGCGTCGGCATCCGCATCGCCGACGACGGCGAGATCCAGGTGCGCGGTGTCAACGTGTTCAAGGAGTACTGGCGAAACCCCGAGGCCACGGCCGCCACGTTCGACGGCGACTGGTTCAAGACCGGCGACATCGGAGCCTTCGATGCCGAGGGCTTCCTCACGATCACCGGTCGCAAGAAGGAGATCATCGTCACGGCCGGCGGCAAGAACGTCGCCCCCGCCGCGCTGGAGGACCCGATCCGCGCCAACCCGATCGTGGGCCAGGTCGTCGTGGTCGGCGATCAGAAGCCGTTCATCGCCGCTCTGGTGACCCTCGACAGCGAGATGCTCCCCACGTGGCTCGGCAACAACGGGCTGCCCTCGGACATGTCGCTGACGGATGCCGCGAAGAACCCGGCGGTGCGCGCCGAGGTCCAGCGCGCCATCGACGGCGCCAATGCGCGCGTGTCCCGAGCGGAATCGATCCGCAAGTTCACGATCCTCGACACGGAGTGGTCCGAGGCGAGCGGTCATCTGACTCCGAAGATGAGCATCAAGCGCAACGTGATCATGGCCGACTTCGCCGGCGACGTCGACGAGCTGTACAGCGTCCCGGTCTCCACGACCAACGTGTCGCTGGGCTGA
- a CDS encoding ROK family glucokinase — MLKVGIDIGGTKIAGGVVDADGRIVEKLRVDTPVDTGELADAVVDMSRHFAAHHDIAAVGVAAAGFIDRQRANVIHAPNIAWRDEPLKAILEARIDVPVTIENDANAAGWAEFRFGAGRDVDDMVMLTMGTGVGGAVIASGALYRGGHGIGGELGHIRFTRDGLPCGCGQNGCLEQYASGRALQREANAIADAGGIGTALAELRAQKGSISGPAVSRLVLAGDPGAVEALRRVATALGEACGGFQAVLDPELFVIGGGVAQLGEDLLGPVRIAYETSLPGYGDRPIAAFAIAELGNDAGFIGAADLAETARSGEGA; from the coding sequence GTGCTCAAGGTCGGCATCGACATCGGCGGGACGAAGATCGCGGGCGGCGTGGTCGACGCGGACGGACGCATCGTGGAGAAGCTGCGCGTGGACACGCCCGTGGACACCGGCGAACTCGCGGATGCCGTCGTCGACATGTCCCGGCACTTCGCCGCACACCATGACATCGCCGCCGTCGGGGTCGCGGCCGCGGGCTTCATCGATCGGCAGCGGGCGAACGTGATCCACGCGCCGAACATCGCGTGGCGCGACGAGCCCCTCAAAGCGATCCTGGAAGCCCGCATCGACGTGCCCGTCACGATCGAGAACGACGCGAACGCCGCCGGTTGGGCGGAGTTCCGGTTCGGCGCGGGGCGCGACGTCGACGACATGGTCATGCTCACGATGGGCACCGGTGTCGGCGGGGCGGTGATCGCGAGCGGCGCGCTCTATCGCGGCGGTCACGGAATCGGCGGCGAGCTCGGACACATCCGCTTCACGCGCGACGGACTGCCGTGCGGCTGCGGCCAGAACGGATGCCTCGAGCAGTATGCGTCCGGGCGGGCCCTCCAGCGCGAGGCGAACGCGATCGCGGATGCCGGTGGCATCGGCACCGCGCTCGCAGAGCTCCGGGCGCAGAAGGGCTCGATCAGCGGACCGGCCGTGTCCCGGCTGGTGCTCGCCGGCGACCCGGGCGCCGTCGAGGCGCTCCGGAGGGTGGCGACCGCTCTCGGTGAGGCGTGCGGCGGCTTCCAGGCGGTGCTGGATCCCGAACTGTTCGTGATCGGCGGCGGTGTCGCGCAGCTCGGCGAAGACCTTCTCGGCCCGGTGCGCATCGCGTACGAGACCTCGCTCCCCGGATACGGCGACCGTCCGATCGCCGCGTTCGCGATCGCGGAGCTCGGCAACGACGCCGGTTTCATCGGCGCGGCCGATCTCGCCGAGACGGCACGGTCAGGGGAAGGCGCGTAG
- a CDS encoding lysophospholipid acyltransferase family protein: MFYWLMKYIVIGPLVKAIFRPWIVGRRNVPSEGAAILASNHLSVSDSIFLPLMIDRPMSFLAKSDYFTGKGLKGWATRMFMKATGQIPIDRTGGKASEASLNTGLQVLGRGDLLGIYPEGTRSPDGKLYRGRTGLARMALEAHVPVIPVVMVDTDVIMPIGRSIPRVGRVGVVIGEPLDFSRFAGMEGDRYILRSVTDEIMVALQRLGEQTYDDVYASTVKNRMPASPAP, encoded by the coding sequence ATGTTCTACTGGCTGATGAAGTACATCGTGATCGGGCCGCTGGTCAAGGCGATCTTCCGACCGTGGATCGTCGGGCGGCGCAACGTCCCGAGCGAGGGCGCCGCGATCCTCGCGAGCAACCACCTCTCGGTGTCGGACTCGATCTTCCTCCCGCTGATGATCGACCGGCCGATGTCCTTCCTCGCCAAGAGCGACTACTTCACCGGCAAGGGCCTGAAAGGCTGGGCCACCCGGATGTTCATGAAGGCGACGGGGCAGATCCCGATCGACCGGACCGGCGGGAAGGCGTCGGAGGCGTCGCTGAACACCGGGCTGCAGGTGCTGGGACGCGGCGATCTGCTCGGCATCTACCCTGAGGGCACCCGCAGCCCCGACGGCAAGCTGTACCGGGGTCGCACGGGCCTGGCCCGGATGGCGCTCGAAGCGCACGTGCCGGTGATCCCCGTCGTGATGGTGGACACGGACGTCATCATGCCGATCGGGCGCAGCATCCCGCGTGTCGGTCGTGTGGGAGTCGTGATCGGCGAGCCGCTCGATTTCTCGCGCTTCGCGGGAATGGAGGGCGATCGCTACATCCTCCGTTCGGTCACCGACGAGATCATGGTCGCACTGCAGCGGTTGGGGGAGCAGACGTACGACGACGTGTACGCCTCCACTGTCAAGAACCGCATGCCGGCTTCGCCGGCGCCCTGA